The sequence below is a genomic window from Variovorax paradoxus B4.
GCAGGGTTGCTGCAGATCAAACGCCGCGCATGCCGTCCGGTCCTTTCGCCTGGCGACGGCGCTTTCGCTTGATCCGCATCAAGCCGCGCCTCGCACCGGTCCGGACACTGGCCGCATATCCACCTCAAAACCAAAGCGAGGACACCATGTACCAGCGAATTCTTGTTCCTGTCGACGGAAGTTCGACATCCAGCCATGGCCTGGGCGAAGCCATTCGCCTTGCCAAGGTCACCGCAGGGCGCCTGCGCCTGATCCACGTCATCGACGAGCTCTCCTTCGCCCTGGCAATGGATGCCTATTCGGGCCATGTGGGCGACTGGCTCAAGGAGCTGCGTGCCGCTGCCACCAAGCTGCTCGATGAAGGCAAGGCAAGGGCGGCCGCCGAAGGCGTCGAGGCCGATTCGGTGCTGTGCGACAGCTTCAGGGGAGCCGTCCCCGATCGGGTCACGGCCGAAGCGGCTTCCTGGCCCGCGGACCTGATCGTGCTGGGAACGCACGGCCGGCGCGGCCTCGGCCGAATGGTGATGGGCAGCAGCGCGGAGCAGATCCTGCGGACTGCGACCGTTCCGGTGCTGCTGGTGCGCGCGCCTGAATCGCACGCCAAGGCGGAAGCGGCGCGCTTCACGCTACCGAGCGGCGTTCTGGCGAGCCAGTAGACTGGCCGGCCGCGCTGCGCGGCCTATCCGTCAAGCGGCACGCCGCCGCCGAAATGGCTGGTCCACTGGTCCAGCAGCTCTTGCTGGACGGCCTTGGCCGACTGCTGCCAGGCGGCCAGCATTCCCCACTGGATCTGTTGCGCCTGCAGCACGCTCGCGCCGCAGGCTGCCTGCCAGTCGAGCAGGGAGCGAAAGTAGGCATCGGTCCATGCCGATGCCGGTGTCGCGGGAACCTTGCTGTCCATGGTGTGCTCCTTGGTTTGTCCGGAAGTGAAATCGTGCGGGCCGGGTCAGGCGTAGGAACGCAGGCGCTTCGAGAACTCGGCCAGGGGCGCGATGCCGCTGGCCTCCGCGCGCTGGCACCAGTCCTGCAGTTGCCTGACAAGCTGTTCGCCCGTTGCGGTGGAACGGCTCCACAGTGCCGTCAGCTCCCTGCGCATCGAGTACATCGTATCGAGCGCGCGCGATCCGCGCAAAGCCAGCGCGAGCCGCATGCGCCGCGATTCATCGAGCATGCGCTCGTCCTTGGCCAGCCAGTGCCTCACGGCGCGCAGCGAGTGCGCCTCGCGCGGCGACAGGCGGCGCAGCCGGCCGAATTCTTCGGCGTAGG
It includes:
- a CDS encoding universal stress protein: MYQRILVPVDGSSTSSHGLGEAIRLAKVTAGRLRLIHVIDELSFALAMDAYSGHVGDWLKELRAAATKLLDEGKARAAAEGVEADSVLCDSFRGAVPDRVTAEAASWPADLIVLGTHGRRGLGRMVMGSSAEQILRTATVPVLLVRAPESHAKAEAARFTLPSGVLASQ